From a region of the Nocardia sp. XZ_19_385 genome:
- a CDS encoding Eco57I restriction-modification methylase domain-containing protein, which produces MSAARERKRHGRHYTPPVLARFLADRLLAHAPPGDVLRVLDPACGDGELLLAVRREAAVRLPGVRLELTGYDLDGSAVALARSRAGNEIDWHSGDFLIAAGKLPAGAFDAIITNPPYVRTQQLGGAAAQLLSRQFGLTGRIDLTHPFVAVAPRLLRYGGVLGLLCANRFLTTRAGANIRAVLQRDLAPVELYDLGDTKLFEAAVLPAITIARRDVAVTECRYASAYEVEVTEIPSEQDLFEALTQDDGSLITHNGRTFAVEVGTLSTGKVPPASDPAPRREHLEWKQPSPPEGPPSIPDVPAGLPIMTLGHSGERRDSVAGTGLEVMVVPERKSGRQDDGAWRMSRPALDEWLAGVGAATWKTFGEVARIRVGIKTTADRVFISDRWRQADPCPEPELLFDLITHHDLEPWRIARARDTRVLYPYDTTQPRRIPVDLREFPGAAGYLQSHRAVLAGRKYVIDGGREWFEIWVPQRPHLWQVPKLVFPDISVRPRFAFDRSGAVVNGDCYWISLADIGAERIAYLLMGVANSGLGLRFYDAVCGNRLYSGRRRWITQYVSRLPVPDPGTRAASEIIDLVGEFVDGRPLDGDAQRTLDERVDLAFTR; this is translated from the coding sequence ATGAGTGCGGCGCGCGAGCGCAAACGGCACGGGCGGCATTACACGCCGCCCGTGCTGGCGCGCTTCCTGGCGGACCGCTTGCTGGCGCATGCGCCGCCGGGGGATGTGCTGCGAGTGCTGGATCCGGCCTGTGGGGACGGGGAGCTGCTGCTAGCCGTGCGGCGCGAGGCGGCTGTGCGGCTGCCCGGGGTGCGGCTGGAGTTGACCGGATACGACCTCGACGGATCCGCGGTGGCGCTGGCACGGTCCCGGGCGGGGAACGAAATTGACTGGCACAGTGGAGATTTCCTGATCGCTGCCGGGAAACTTCCGGCGGGCGCGTTCGACGCGATCATCACCAACCCGCCATATGTGCGCACCCAGCAGCTAGGCGGGGCCGCCGCGCAGCTGCTCAGCAGACAGTTCGGCCTGACGGGCCGGATCGACCTCACCCACCCGTTCGTCGCGGTCGCGCCACGCCTGCTGAGATACGGCGGCGTTCTCGGATTACTTTGTGCCAACCGCTTTCTCACCACCAGGGCCGGGGCCAACATCCGCGCGGTACTGCAACGTGACCTAGCCCCGGTGGAACTCTACGACTTGGGGGATACCAAGCTATTCGAGGCGGCAGTCCTACCCGCGATCACCATCGCCAGGCGCGATGTAGCGGTGACCGAGTGCCGGTATGCATCGGCGTACGAGGTCGAGGTCACCGAAATCCCGAGCGAGCAAGACCTTTTCGAAGCGCTGACCCAGGACGACGGCAGCCTGATCACGCACAACGGCCGCACTTTCGCCGTCGAGGTGGGAACACTGTCGACAGGCAAGGTTCCACCCGCATCCGACCCCGCGCCTCGGCGGGAACACCTCGAGTGGAAGCAGCCCAGTCCTCCTGAGGGCCCTCCCAGCATTCCCGATGTGCCTGCTGGTCTTCCCATCATGACTCTTGGGCATTCCGGCGAACGCCGGGATTCAGTTGCTGGCACGGGATTAGAGGTGATGGTTGTTCCGGAGCGGAAGTCCGGCAGGCAGGACGATGGGGCTTGGCGGATGTCGCGGCCTGCGTTGGATGAATGGCTGGCGGGGGTCGGGGCGGCTACCTGGAAGACGTTCGGGGAGGTGGCGCGGATTCGAGTGGGGATCAAGACGACTGCGGATCGGGTGTTCATATCGGATCGGTGGCGGCAGGCGGATCCTTGCCCGGAGCCGGAGTTGTTGTTCGACTTGATTACGCATCATGACCTGGAGCCCTGGCGGATTGCGCGGGCGCGGGATACAAGGGTGCTCTACCCCTACGACACCACGCAGCCGCGGCGGATTCCGGTGGATCTGCGTGAGTTCCCCGGGGCCGCAGGGTATTTGCAGAGTCATCGGGCAGTCCTGGCCGGCCGCAAGTATGTGATCGACGGTGGGCGGGAGTGGTTCGAGATCTGGGTGCCGCAGCGGCCGCATCTGTGGCAGGTGCCCAAGCTGGTGTTCCCGGATATCAGTGTGCGGCCGAGATTCGCCTTCGATAGATCGGGTGCGGTGGTCAACGGGGACTGCTATTGGATCTCGCTGGCAGATATCGGCGCGGAACGGATCGCGTATCTGCTGATGGGGGTGGCGAATTCGGGGCTGGGGCTGCGGTTCTACGACGCGGTGTGCGGTAACCGCCTGTATTCCGGCAGGCGGCGCTGGATCACCCAGTACGTCTCGCGACTACCGGTGCCCGACCCCGGGACACGCGCGGCGTCCGAAATCATCGATCTGGTAGGCGAATTCGTGGACGGCCGCCCCCTCGACGGCGACGCCCAGCGAACTCTCGACGAGCGCGTCGATCTCGCCTTCACGCGGTGA
- a CDS encoding TetR/AcrR family transcriptional regulator, translating into MPNVPTILQRILEKPVSDGEKLLESALSAFLDFGIKRTSMGEVARRAGISPATLYRRFESKNDLVEAVSVREAQRFVAEIDKRVQAVEGGPDEQLVEIFVAFIAAIAGNKLLRRLVTTEPDLILPRLTTEAGPILAVGRTYLATKLRESRPADADFDADLVAEVMARLAHSLALTPDGLIPLADPAAGREFARRTLLPMIGVHVTA; encoded by the coding sequence ATGCCGAACGTTCCGACCATCCTGCAGCGCATCCTCGAGAAGCCCGTCAGTGACGGTGAGAAACTCCTCGAAAGCGCCCTGTCGGCATTCCTGGACTTCGGCATCAAACGCACCAGCATGGGCGAGGTCGCGCGCCGGGCCGGCATCAGCCCCGCCACCCTGTATCGGCGCTTCGAATCGAAGAACGACCTGGTCGAAGCGGTCAGCGTGCGCGAGGCGCAGCGCTTCGTCGCCGAGATCGACAAGCGTGTGCAAGCCGTCGAGGGCGGACCTGACGAGCAACTGGTCGAGATCTTCGTCGCGTTCATCGCCGCCATCGCGGGCAACAAACTGCTGCGCCGCCTGGTGACCACCGAACCCGACCTCATCCTGCCCCGCCTCACCACCGAGGCCGGACCCATCCTCGCGGTCGGCCGCACCTATCTGGCGACGAAGCTGCGCGAATCGCGGCCCGCGGACGCGGATTTCGATGCCGACCTGGTTGCCGAGGTGATGGCCCGGCTCGCGCATTCGCTGGCCCTCACCCCCGATGGCCTGATCCCCCTTGCCGATCCCGCCGCCGGGCGCGAGTTCGCCCGGCGCACATTGCTTCCCATGATCGGCGTGCACGTCACCGCGTGA
- a CDS encoding gamma carbonic anhydrase family protein, whose translation MMIEIGGVAPEIDDTAWLAPNATVIGRVRLAAEVSIWYNAVLRGDLEDISVGAKTNIQDGCVLHADPGMPLTVGAGVSVGHNAILHGCTIGDDVLVGMGATVLNGAVIGAGSLIAANALIPEGAQIPPGSLVAGVPGKVRRELTEPELDRIRLNCAVYLHNMSTHRDAKVL comes from the coding sequence ATGATGATCGAGATCGGCGGAGTAGCGCCGGAGATTGACGACACCGCGTGGCTGGCCCCGAACGCGACCGTGATCGGGCGCGTGCGGCTGGCCGCCGAGGTGAGCATTTGGTACAACGCGGTGCTGCGCGGCGACCTGGAGGACATCAGCGTCGGAGCCAAGACCAACATCCAGGACGGCTGCGTGCTGCACGCCGATCCCGGCATGCCGCTGACGGTCGGCGCCGGAGTTTCGGTGGGGCACAACGCGATTCTGCACGGCTGCACCATCGGCGACGACGTCCTGGTCGGCATGGGCGCGACCGTGCTCAACGGCGCGGTGATCGGCGCGGGCAGCCTGATCGCGGCCAATGCCCTGATCCCGGAGGGCGCGCAGATTCCGCCGGGCTCGCTGGTGGCCGGTGTCCCCGGCAAGGTTCGCCGCGAGTTGACCGAACCCGAGCTGGATCGCATCCGCCTCAACTGCGCGGTCTACCTGCACAACATGTCGACCCATCGGGACGCAAAGGTCTTGTGA